The Oreochromis aureus strain Israel breed Guangdong linkage group 7, ZZ_aureus, whole genome shotgun sequence region ttttatcattagagaaaaaattaccaataatcatctcacagatgtaatatcgtctacagctacttttagtaccatcaatgttaagttagactctttttctccaattgatctttctgagttaacttcaataattaattcctccaaaccatcaacgtgtcttttagaccccattcctacaaaactgctcaaagaagtcctgccattaattaattcttcgatcttaaatatgatcaacctatctctaataatcggccttcaaggtggctgtagttaaacctttacttaaaaagccatctctagacccagctgtcttagctaattataggccaatctccaaccttcctttcatatcaaaaatccttgaaagagtagttgtcaaacagctaacagatcatctgcagaggaatgatttatttgaagagtttcagtcaggtttcagagctcatcacagcacagaaacagctttagtgaaggttacaaatgatcttcttatggcctctgacagtggactcatctctgtgcttgtcctgctagacctcagtgcagcgttcgatactgttgaccataatatcctattagagcgattagaacatgctgtaggtattacaggtactgcgctgcagtggtttgtatcatatctatctaatagactccaatttgtacatgtaaatggagagtcctcttcacacactaaggtcaattatggagttccacagggttcagtgctaggaccaattctatttacattatacatgcttcccttaggcagcatcattagaaaacacagcataaattttcactgctatgcagatgacacgcagctctatctatccatgaagccaggtaacacacaccaattagttaaactgcaggaatgtcttaaagacataaagacctggatggccgctaactttctgcttcttaattcagataaaactgaggttattgtactcgaccctgaaaatcttagaaatatggtatctaaccagatccttactctggatggcattaccttggcctccagtaatgctgtgaggaaccttggagtcatttttgaccaggacatgtccttcaacgcacatattaaacaaatatgtaagactgctttcttccatttgcgcataacatctctaaaattagaaatatcctgtctcagagtgatgctgaaaaactagttcatgcatttattacttccaggctggactactgtaattctttattatcaggatgtcctaaaaactcgctgaaaagccttcagctaatccaaaatgctgcagcaagggtactgacagggactagaaagagagagcatatttctcctgttttggcttcccttcattggcttcctgttaaatccagaattgaattcaaaatcctgctcctcacatacaaggtcttaaataatcaggccccatcttatcttaatgaccttgtagtaccatatcaccctattagagcacttcgctcttgcactgcaggcctacttgttgttcctagagtatttaaaagtagaatgggaggcagagccttcagttttcaggcccctcttctgtggaaccaacttccagtttggattcgggagacagacactatctctactttcaagattaggcttaaaactttcctttttgctaaagcatatagttagggctggaccaggtgaccctgaatcctcccttagttatgctgcaatagacgaggctgctggggattcccatgatgcattgagtttttccttccagtcacctttctcactcactatgtgttaatagacctctctgcatcgaatcatatctgttattaatctctgtctctcttccacagcatgtctttcatcctgttttccttctttcaccccaaccggtcgcagcagatggccgccctccctgagcctggttctgccggaggtttcttcctgttaaaaggagtttttccttcccactgtcgccaaagtgcttgctcataggggtcatatgattgttgggtttttctctgtatttattattgtgctatctactgtacaatataaagcgccttgaggcgacttttgttgtgatttgacgctatataaataaaaatgaattgaattgaattgaattagccATTAATGACATTAATgtataaaaaattataaattatattattCAAGAGAgttcatttttcttgttttatagtCTTGTGCCACTGGGGGGGGTTTAATTTCAGATTACTTCGATGCTCTTTGCTATCAATCCAGTCTACCTTACTACAATCTATACTAACTTTATACTGTCTAGGGGTTGAAAAGCAGCTCTGAAAACTCTTGAAGCATCTGCTTATAAAATGTAGAATTCAGTTAGCTTAATCCTTAATAAGAGTAAAACAGGTCAGGTCAAAATAGtacaaatcattttttttctgttgtaagCCTACACCAGATCTGAGGAATCCCTCACTTGTCATATAACACATTAACACCTGGTTACAGCTACCTAATATATGGGGTAATGTTCCTGTTGTTGATATGTTTATTATGTGTATTTATTGCATATTATGTGCATAGATGTGCAGTCTCACAGTTTGTCCAGTTCCTGGTCCATCTCTGGGTCAATGAGCAGCTCTGCCTTACTGGGTAACACTCCTGCAGAATCAGGGAAACGAAAAGGTTCAACATTCAAACATTTGAAAGCAACACTAATGTAATACAAaccaaaatgcacattttttgaCTGATGTAATGCTTATGCACTGTGTGTCAATAAGACCCAGTGTCTCATTGACACACAGTGGTGGTTGAACCCACCAATAGTTTGGTTGATGGCCTCTTGTTTAGCCAGACTCATAAGGAAGCTGTAGTAAGAAATTCTGTCAGTCTGCTTCAAGATTTCCCTCATACATGACCTGGGGGGATGactgcgcgcgcacacacacacacacacacacacacaaataatgaCAAATCAGTACTACAACTGGCACTGAAATTGTTGTGTGGTGAGGTGGGAATATTTTTGCAAACATATAGTGTATACGCACAAAAACGCTTCAGGCACAAATCAGTGATTTATTAACATTTTTCCAATGTAATTTTTCGTACTTCACAAACAAATTTAGTGTATCTCACCAGGGGTACGGACAAAATACAGCCTTACTGTCTTAGGAAATTTAAACACGTGTCTTTAAAAtgaatactttttttaaaaattcatcaTTATTATTGCCTTTTGGTCATTatttattagtttatattttttttttttatttacagattacaattaaaatttaaaaaatgaagcacCTAAATACTGGCCTAGACGCACTAGATGCAATGTGAAAATCCTAAGTTACTTCCTTAAGTAatcgcattcacaagattttaaGTGAATTCTGACCTTGACCTTAAACCCAAAGTCTAATGGTAGGAATTTGAAAATATTACATCAGCTACATCACCTTCGagagttatcgcattcacaagaTGTCTACATGAAACTAAAAGAATATATTGGTGGGTGAGAACTGGAGTGTTTACCTATGTTTGGACCTGTCGCACAGGGCGTCTATACACTCAACCAAAGTGGAAGGCTCCACCCCATCTTGTGGCCGCTCCTCTTTGTTGTTCTCCTCTGTGGACACAGATGGGATCTGCTCGATGGAGGTGGATGTGGGGACGATGACAGTGTTGGGACTCTTACCTGCCAGCAGATCTTGGTAGATTACCAGCACACAGTCCAGGAACTCTACAAACACAATGGATGAATTTAATGGACGTTTCCTTTAACttctacaaaaacaaatcacactaTTAATCTTTACatacattttattaatttaatgaGTCCCTTTATTTTATTAACCCATATTACCATTCGGTTCCCTGGATTAACATTAATCCCCtcccttttttaatgttttcagtcTGTTTCCTAGATTTCCTATTTCATTAACTAGGTTCTCTTCATTTAATAATCAGTGCACATGAATTATTACCATTTTCCCTTATTTTCTCTATATAATGCTTTGGGTTTTTATTCTGTTCCTTTGGTTTATTAATCCTTTCCCTCCCTAAGTTAATTAATTTGCTCTCTTTAATTATTCTTTTCATCACTTGGTTTAATACCTTGGTAGTAAAACTGCAGCTGGAAAGCATAAAGAAAATCAGAGAAAGACATCAGACAATCGATGGTGTCGTCCATCACAGCAATTCTAGAGGAGGAGAAAACAGCAATCATTACCCAGAAATTTTCAGCCTGTTAAGATCTGTTGTGTTCAAAATGTGCTACATTGAAAATGTGCTCAAATGAATTACAGAGGATTATATACTCTGCAAAGCACTCAGGTTTCATCTTGATGTGACATAATCAAGATGAAACCTTGGGAAGTTACTCTTACTGCTGACCTGGCGGCACTCTGAACCAACACCACCGGAAAATCTGGACACAGTAACTGCAGCAGGGACCTGTATTCCAGCATGGAGAGCAAGTCTGGAACACAAGACACAAAACATATGTTGGCTACAAATTACACAATGACTAACCAtcagttttaaacagaaaactcaTGACAGCACAAAACTGTAACACATAAAACTGTCAGTGACAACTAAAACAATAATGTAACACTTATAACATgaacatagttttatttttttattaattacaaATACAGTCACATCAAAAACTTTGTCTCTTTGATCTGCAAGGATTTGTAAATTCACTGATTTTGAAAAAGCATGTTGTTTTAAGTCACTGCAACCACATCAAGAAGAAACATACAGCATCACACAGATTTAACTCCTCCGGTGTCTATTTAATGTCTATATCTACATTTGCCAGCTTCCTAAGTATCCCATAATAAACTTTAGATGTAGTCAGTGTGTCCTGCTGGGATGTTTCAAGAGTACAGGGCTATTTGGTCCCTGTACAACTGTATTCACACTTATTTCTAGTGGGTGATAGAATCTCCCAAGGCTGCTTTGACTGATTTTGTCCATGATTTTTATGGACAGAGTTTTAAGGTCAACAGGTCCAACCAAAGGTTGTAGTGTGTCAGGGTTGGTAGTCTCAGAATCTCATGTCCGCTTTTTACAAGTGATGCTCACTCAGTTGTCTTCATtatggctcaggtggtagagcaggtcacctaatAACCGCaagttggtggttcgatcccagtctgccctagtctgcatgccaaatatcgtTGTACAAGATGTTAGTCCCATATTATTCTCTGGTGGGAGTGcatgtgaatgttagacaaaAAGCACTTAGAACCAGCATagagaaaaagtgcttgtgtgaatggatgaatgaaacaagttgtgtaaagcactttgactgAGACAGAGTACAAgggcgctatataagaatcagtccatttaccattaagAGATACCCTCCAGCTCGGAGGATTCCAGAGTTTGGTTCGAAGCTAAGTGTTAAGTGTCTTGAATGAGAATTAGGACCACAAACTGTGAGGCCAGAGTTCTCAATCTTAACCCAGAGTGCACATTCTGGGTTAAGAAAAAGTTGCTGTCCCAAGTGGTGAGGTCTTAGTATCTCAGGAGAGTGACAGATGGATAGGTCTGTCATCAGCAGTAGCACAGTAGCAATAACATCCTGAGAGTGAATCCAGGCTGGGATATTTCTGTCTGTAGTTTCCATGTTCTTTACTATGACTACATGGGCTCTCCCTGGGGCTACTCCAGCTTCATTTCACACTCCAGAGACGTTATTGTGTCCTCACCTCCACTTTTGCCAATCTGTCTGTAGCATTTCCAGAATACTCGAATGAAGGATGCTCTGTTATGTGGAGTGGCCTGGATGTAGTTAAACTCTCTGAAGAGGACGTGGTTGCTGTTCTTTACACTGCTGAAACTACAGAGACATTACAAACCcagatatattatatatttcacacacacacacacacacacacacacacacacacacttactcgATTTCTCTCTGTGATTAATAAAGTCTCTCTGACTCTGATATGTCTATATAAATAACTTTCTCTCGGGACAAGGAAGGGAAGCTGCGCTT contains the following coding sequences:
- the c7h11orf49 gene encoding UPF0705 protein C11orf49 homolog isoform X3: MNRLNPTVPADQYLADSNVLFYLNDAVIQLLEHKEEYNQFGVIRYFAEYFSSVKNSNHVLFREFNYIQATPHNRASFIRVFWKCYRQIGKSGDLLSMLEYRSLLQLLCPDFPVVLVQSAARIAVMDDTIDCLMSFSDFLYAFQLQFYYQEFLDCVLVIYQDLLAGKSPNTVIVPTSTSIEQIPSVSTEENNKEERPQDGVEPSTLVECIDALCDRSKHSHPPRSCMREILKQTDRISYYSFLMSLAKQEAINQTIGVLPSKAELLIDPEMDQELDKL
- the c7h11orf49 gene encoding UPF0705 protein C11orf49 homolog isoform X1 → MNRLNPTVPADQYLADSNVLFYLNDAVIQLLEHKEEYNQFGVIRYFAEYFSSVKNSNHVLFREFNYIQATPHNRASFIRVFWKCYRQIGKSGDLLSMLEYRSLLQLLCPDFPVVLVQSAARIAVMDDTIDCLMSFSDFLYAFQLQFYYQEFLDCVLVIYQDLLAGKSPNTVIVPTSTSIEQIPSVSTEENNKEERPQDGVEPSTLVECIDALCDRSKHSHPPRSCMREILKQTDRISYYSFLMSLAKQEAINQTIGVLPSKAELLIDPEMDQELDKLIAQIVVSPSSNSSSSAVGGLKEVQKKASPRRNIHHRRRMEVESDGSTEETDSSEN
- the c7h11orf49 gene encoding UPF0705 protein C11orf49 homolog isoform X2, which encodes MNRLNPTVPADQYLADSNVLFYLNDAVIQLLEHKEEYNQFGVIRYFAEYFSSVKNSNHVLFREFNYIQATPHNRASFIRVFWKCYRQIGKSGDLLSMLEYRSLLQLLCPDFPVVLVQSAARIAVMDDTIDCLMSFSDFLYAFQLQFYYQEFLDCVLVIYQDLLAEENNKEERPQDGVEPSTLVECIDALCDRSKHSHPPRSCMREILKQTDRISYYSFLMSLAKQEAINQTIGVLPSKAELLIDPEMDQELDKLIAQIVVSPSSNSSSSAVGGLKEVQKKASPRRNIHHRRRMEVESDGSTEETDSSEN